The Siniperca chuatsi isolate FFG_IHB_CAS linkage group LG7, ASM2008510v1, whole genome shotgun sequence genome includes a window with the following:
- the LOC122879550 gene encoding extracellular calcium-sensing receptor-like — translation MAQLVLCHLLCTVCVLTIAYNPISSFSSPPQTAVKVCTLQNSFQPGFVTKGDYVIGGIFPLHYNQEMPDLNCTYRPPPVKCNGFDPRAFRWAQTMRLAVEEINQSTELLPNYTLGYKIFDSCAYPLTGQRAALAVLNGLSEDDSPMCSSASPLLAVIGESGSAQSIVVSRILQPFRIPMISYFSSCACFTDRRQYPTFFRVIPNDDYQVKAIAQLLVRFSWTWVGLLRGDHEYGRFAVQGLLRELQGTKVCVAYQEMIPLLYDRQRALEIMQVMHSSSAKVVVVFSAEGEMTPFLRDYMMQNITGIQWVASEAWVTASVFTGSEYYPYMGGTIGFGIRKGHISRLSEYLQTVNPQMYPNSLLVKELWEALYGCSPSLSSGLQLPPCSGQESLLEQHSAYMNTSSPRVAYNVYKAVYAIAHSLHNLLLCQPGNGPFQNNSCAQSNNIHPWQLQYYLQEVTFNIAGEEVNFDLKGDSIPYYDVINWQRGTGGNIEFVNVGLFDGTKPAGEELVIQEDSIMWAGHQSEVSVSVCSASCLPGSRKAVRRGEPICCFDCVPCDSGKISNETNSIECTFCPEDFWSNKDRTACIPKKVEFLAYDSLGIALTVISVVGACLTITVFAVFFSHRNTAIVRLNNSELSFFILFALTLCFLCSLVFIGEPTSWSCMLRHTAFSITFSLCISCILGKTLVVLAAFTATRPGDNIMKWLGPKQQRVIIFSCTLVQVVICASWLIDAPPFPSRNTQYERSKIILECSVGSSFAFWCVLGYIGLQACLCFVLAFLARKLPGNFNEAKFITFSILIFCAVWLAFIPAYISSPGNYADAVESFAILASSFGLLFCLFAPKCYIILLKPEKNTKQHLMGKENK, via the exons ATGGCTCAACTTGTCTTATGTCACTTGCTTTGCACTGTCTGTGTCCTTACTATAGCTTATAACCCAATTTCTAGCTTCTCCTCTCCACCCCAAACTGCAGTTAAAGTGTGCACGCTTCAAAACAGCTTTCAGCCAGGCTTTGTGACCAAAGGTGACTATGTTATTGGAGGGATCTTCCCCCTTCACTATAACCAGGAGATGCCAGACCTCAACTGCACCTACAGACCACCGCCAGTGAAGTGCAATGG CTTTGATCCCAGGGCTTTCCGCTGGGCTCAGACTATGAGGCTGGCAGTGGAGGAGATAAACCAGAGTACAGAGCTATTGCCCAATTACACCCTTGGGTACAAAATCTTTGATTCATGTGCATATCCACTGACCGGCCAGAGGGCTGCTCTAGCTGTGTTGAACGGGCTGAGCGAGGACGACTCTCCCATGTGCAGCAGTGCCTCTCCGCTCCTCGCTGTGATTGGGGAATCTGGTTCTGCTCAGTCTATTGTGGTGTCAAGAATCCTGCAGCCATTCAGAATCCCAATG ATCAGCTACTTTTCTTCATGTGCATGTTTCACTGACAGAAGACAATACCCTACCTTCTTCAGAGTAATCCCTAATGATGACTATCAG GTGAAGGCTATTGCTCAGCTGCTGGTGCGCTTCAGCTGGACTTGGGTGGGGCTGTTGCGAGGAGACCATGAATATGGGCGCTTCGCTGTGCAAGGATTACTGAGAGAATTACAGGGTACCAAAGTGTGTGTAGCGTACCAAGAAATGATCCCTCTGCTCTATGATCGCCAGAGGGCACTGGAGATCATGCAG GTGATGCATAGCTCTTCGGCAAAAGTGGTGGTGGTATTTTCAGCCGAGGGGGAGATGACACCTTTTCTGAGAGATTACATGATGCAGAACATCACTGGAATCCAATGGGTGGCTAGTGAGGCCTGGGTCACAGCATCTGTCTTTACAGGGAGCGAATATTACCCCTACATGGGGGGCACCATTGGGTTTGGCATCAGAAAAGGTCATATATCCAGACTCAGTGAATACCTACAGACAGTAAACCCACAAATGTATCCCAATAGTCTTCTGGTTAAGGAGCTGTGGGAGGCTCTGTATGGTTGCAGTCCTTCTCTGTCCTCTGGCTTACAATTGCCTCCCTGTTCTGGGCAGGAGTCCCTGCTGGAGCAGCATTCAGCCTACATGAATACATCCAGCCCTAGAGTGGCCTATAATGTCTATAAGGCTGTATATGCGATTGCTCATTCCCTCCACAACCTTCTTCTCTGTCAACCAGGCAATGGGCCTTTCCAAAACAACTCATGTGCTCAAAGCAACAACATACACCCCTGGCAG CTCCAATACTACCTCCAGGAAGTAACATTCAACATTGCCGGGGAGGAGGTGAACTTTGATCTGAAGGGCGACTCCATACCTTATTATGATGTCATCAACTGGCAGAGAGGCACAGGCGGGAACATTGAGTTTGTCAACGTGGGGTTGTTTGATGGAACCAAGCCTGCCGGAGAGGAGCTGGTGATCCAGGAGGACAGCATAATGTGGGCAGGGCATCAGAGTGAG GTGTCAGTGTCTGTATGCAGTGCCAGCTGTCTTCCAGGGTCCCGGAAGGCTGTCCGTCGTGGGGAGCCTATTTGCTGCTTTGACTGTGTACCATGTGACAGTGGCAAAATTAGCAATGAGACAA ATTCAATAGAGTGCACATTTTGTCCTGAGGACTTCTGgtcaaacaaagacagaacagCCTGCATCCCCAAGAAGGTGGAGTTCTTGGCCTATGATTCCTTGGGTATAGCCCTGACAGTGATCTCTGTGGTGGGTGCCTGCCTCACTATAACTGTCTTTGCAGTCTTTTTCTCTCATAGAAACACAGCCATCGTCCGTTTGAATAACTCTGAACTAAGCTTCTTCATCCTGTTCGCGCTgactctgtgttttctgtgttccCTGGTGTTCATTGGAGAGCCAACATCTTGGTCTTGCATGCTGCGCCACACTGCCTTTAGCATCACATTTTCACTTTGCATCTCCTGCATTCTGGGGAAGACTCTGGTAGTGTTGGCTGCTTTCACTGCCACCAGGCCAGGGGACAACATCATGAAGTGGCTGGGGCCCAAGCAGCAGAGGGTCATTATCTTCAGTTGCACTCTGGTTCAGGTGGTTATCTGCGCTTCCTGGCTCATTGATGCTCCCCCTTTTCCATCCCGAAATACACAATATGAACGCTCAAAGATCATACTGGAGTGTAGTGTGGGCTCCAGCTTTGCATTCTGGTGTGTTCTGGGATATATTGGTCTACAGGCCTGTCTGTGCTTTGTACTAGCTTTTCTGGCCCGTAAGTTGCCGGGCAACTTCAATGAGGCCAAGTTCATTACTTTTAGCATATTGATCTTCTGTGCTGTGTGGCTGGCATTCATTCCTGCTTACATCAGCTCCCCTGGAAATTATGCAGATGCTGTGGAGTCATTTGCCATTCTGGCTTCCAGCTTTGGCttgttgttctgtctgtttGCTCCAAAGTGTTACATTATTTTGCTGAAACCAGAAAAGAATACAAAACAGCACCTAAtgggaaaagaaaataagtaa